The sequence AAAACTCCAGAGGGCACGAGATGGAGGCGGAACGTTCCGTATTCGTTCACCACGGTGTGGCCCGCGTTATCTCCCCCTTGCACCCGCATCACGATCTCCGCGTCGCGGCTCAGGTGATCGACGATGTGGCCCTTTCCCTCATCTCCCCACAACGCGCCGACCACAGCGATCACAGGCATAACCCTGCCTCCAGCCGAAGCGAGTCAAATATTCCAGAATAGGACCTGCACCGCAGGGGAGAGCCTTCGACATCCCATCCCCCGGATCTTCGCGTTTACATGCCCTGCGTGTCCTCCCGCGCGCCGAGGTCGATCACCTTCCCTCCCCGCTCAGCCGATTCCGCGCGAGGGGCCTCCAGCATCGGGAATTCCGGCTCCGCGCCGGGCATCACCGATTGGCCCCGGAAGTATCCGCCTTCATCGATCACCAGGGAGCCCGCGTTGATCTCCCCCCAGACCTTTCCGGTGGAAAGGATCTCCACCCGGCCAGAGGCATGGATCTTCCCCATGAGAATGCCGGCCACCGAGACATTGGTCGCCCGCACTTCCGCCCGAACCCGCGCGTTCTCGCCGATGATCAGATTGCCGCTGATCTCCATGGAGCCCTCGAACACGCCTTCTACCCGGATGGTCCCATCGCCCTGCAGCATGCCTTTCATCACACAGGTCGGGCCCAGCACGGTCTCCACCGGCGTGCCCGGGCTGGCCGGCCTGGGAGCTGCGGGCGCTTTCTCCGGCTTCGATCGTCCGAACATGGTTCGCCTCCTCACGAATGGATATACTCTACTATACTATAGAGAAAGCCGTTCGGGCCTGTCAAAGCATCGATTAAAAGGGTTTGAGGCGGTGGAGCAGGCGGCTTCGTTCCCTGCCCCGCCATCCCCAAAGCGCGATCGGATCAACCGGGATCGCCCATGAGTGCGCGCCCTTCCTTCTTCGCTCTCCCCAGAGGAACACCCGCTATCGGGCAGGACCCGGGATCGGCCCTGCCCGCGGGGCGGTGTGTCGGCTGAAGCCAGCGGTCCAGAAGGAGGGCGCGATGTATAGCGTGCTGATCCTGGCCGGCGGCCAGAGCCGCCGGATGGGAAGGAACAAGGCCTTCCTGGACTGGAGGGGACGTCCGCTGATCGCCGATCTGATCGATCGCTTCCGCCCGATCTCCGACGATGTGATCCTGATCGCTCCCGACCTCAAACCCTTTCAGGGCCTCAACGCGCGCCTCGTCCCCGATCCCTTGCCACCAGTTGGCCCTCTGGGAGGGCTGTGGTCCGGCCTGTTGAGCGCGCGCCATGAATGGGCTTTCGCCATGGCGTGCGATATGCCCCTGGTGGATCCGCGGGTGGTGGAATGGATGTTCGAGCAGCGCGGGGAAGCCGATGCCGTCGTCCCGCTGGATGACCAGGGGCGCCCGGAGCCGCTGCACGCGCTGTATCGGGCCTCCTGCCTCAATGCCATCGCCTCCGCCCTGGCCTGCGGGCAACGGGCGATGCTGGCCTTTTATCCGGCGATCCGGGTGCGCTATCTTGCCCCCTCCATCTGGCGCGCGGTGGACCCGGAGGGCCGTTCCTGGCGCAACATCAATACCCCGGAGGACTGGAAACAGCTCCAGGGAGAAATCCCTTAAGACCCAACCCCCCGGCCCCCTTCCCTACGAGGGAAGGGGGAGACTGAAAATCCCCCCTCCCCGAAACGGGGAGGGGCCGGGGGAGGGGTCCCTTCCCCTGTTTCGGGGAGGGAGACGGCGTTCGGCGGCTCCGGAAGCCCCCGGAGCAGGAGATTATGCCGGCGATCCCTGGGCGTATCGCATCCGGGCATAAGCCAGGGCCCCGAGCAGCCCGACATGGTCTCCCAGGGCGGTCCGGACAATGGGCGTCACATAATCCAGCGTCATGGCGCGCTCCCGGGCATAGGCCCGGATCTTCTCCAGAAACCAGTCCCCGGCCTTCATCACGCCGCCGCCCAGGATGATCAGGGTAGGGTTGAAGATGTGCCAGAAGGTGGCGATCCCCACGCCCAGATAGAACGCCGCTCGATCCATAATGGCCCCGGCGATCGGATCTCCCCGGGCGGCGGCCTCCGCAACGTCCTTTGCTGTGACCCCCGAAGGATCCGACCAGGGGACAGGATCGCCCCGCGCCCACGCCTCCCGGGCCATGCGGGCGATGGCCGTCCCGGAGGCCACGGCCTCCAGACACCCGGTCTGCCCACAGCCGCAGCGCGGCCCCCCTTTCGCTTCCACCACGATGTGACCTAATTCCGCCCCCAGCCCGTGGGCGCCCTCGAGCAACACGCCGTGGGTGATGACTCCTCCCCCAATGCCGGTGCTGATCGTCAGATACACCATGTGCTCATGGCCGCGACCCGCCCCATATTGCCACTCCCCCAGCGCAGCCAGGTTGGCATCGTTGCCGACAAAACAGGGCACGTGGAACTGGCTCCGAAGGCGATCGGCCAGGGGGACGTTCTCCCACCCCAAATTGGGCGCGGTGAGCACCACCCCGGTGTGCGGATCGAGGGGACCAGGAACGCCCACCCCCATCGCCTCCACCGGCTCATCCGCGGGCCAGACCTCCTGGATCGCGTGAATGATCCGGGCGATCACCGCCTCCACACCCTCTTCCGCCCGGGTGGGGTATCCCACCCGGGCCAGGATTTGTCCCTCCGCATTGCAGCGAGCAACCCGGATGTTCGTCCCCCCGAGATCCACAGCGATGTAAACCATGAGGGCCTCCGTTCGCGTAAGTCTTGAACAGATCCAGAGCCCCCGGGAAAACCCGCAACGCGGCCTCTCAACCCTTTGGCGTCTTCAAATGAAGCAACCGCCGACGTTGTGGAGGGAGATAAGGTCGGCCTCCGCCCGGGATGGCCGGCGCGGCCAGAGCCCGTATGCTCTCGGCCGTCACTTCACAAACCTGATTCGGCCGGGGATCCGCCAGATAGCGCCGCATGGCCTCATAGCCCGCCTCCAGCATCTGCGCCGTCCGGGAGAAATCCAGAAAAGAGATCTCCCGAAAGGCGGTCAGGCAGATGTGATGCACCGTCGCAGGGGATTGCAGTGCGTCATACAGGTCGTCCAGGATCTGCTCGCTCAGCAGGGTTTGATAGGCGGTCATGGCGATCTCCACCAGCCCCCGCCGCGGGGGAAGCACCTGAGGACTGAAGCTCAGATCGAGGATGTAAAGCTCCTCCGCCCCCTTCTCCAGGGCGATGGTGATCGGCACCACCGCAACCACCCCGCCGTCCACCAGCTGCATGTTCCGGAAACGCACCGGCGGATGGATCACCGGGACGCTCGCGCTGGCCAGGACCGCTTCCAGCAACGGCGCGGAGGGATCGTCGCCGAAAAGGATCAGGCGCTGGGTGCGCAAATCCGCGGCTGTGACATAGCAGGGCCGCTGGAGATCCCCGAACGTGCGGACACCTGGGGGGAGGTGGGCCTGCAGAACCCGCCGCAATCCTGATCCATCGAACAGGCTATCCTGGTGGGTGAGCAGGCGCCATAGAACCGTGAGCCGATTGCCTGGATAGATGTCTTTGCGGCGGACGCTCTGCCACGCCACGGCCAGGCGTTCCACGCCTTCGATGGTGGGCTCCGCCGCCAGAGCGGCGGCGTTAATGGCCCCGGCGGAGGTTCCCACCAGGAGATCCGGCTCGATCCCGTGCTCCAGCAGCGCCTTCAACGCGCCGACCTGGAGCGGACCGCGGTTCCCGCCCCCGCTCAGCACAAAGGCCCGTCGCGCCATGCCGGCCTCGCCTCATCCAGGGAATGTTCACCGGGAAGAGCCCCTTTTCCCCATTATAGGAGCCTATTCCTGCAACAACGGCTCGACGACTTCATGCCAGCGCCGGGCCGCAGCCTCCCATGTGAACCGGCGGGCCCGTTCCAGGCCTGCCATCCGCAACCGGGCCTGCCGCTCGGGATCCTCCAGCACGGCGCGCAGCCCCCGCGCGATATCCTCCACCGATTCCGGATCCACCAGCACCCCCGCCTCGCCGACCACTTCCGGCAATGAGGAGGTTCGCGAAACCACCACCGGGACCCCACACGCCATCGCCTCCAGGGCCGGCAGCCCGAAGCCCTCATAGCGGGAAACCAGCGCGAAGGCCGCGGCGGCGGAATACAGGGCCGGCAGGTCCTCATCGGCCACAAAGCCCAGCCAGTGGATGCGATCCGCCAGCCCGGAGCGCCGGATCGCCTCGAAGGTCCCTTCGGCTTTCCAGCCCTGTTCCCCCACGATCACCAGATGGCCCTGGGGGAAGATCTCTTCGCGGACCAGGATCGCGAAGGCCTCAATCAGGCGCGGGTAGTTCTTGCGGGGCTGCACCGTGCCCACCGTGAGCACGAACGGCCACGGCCCCAGCCCATAGCGCGTCCGCACCCGGGCTTGCTGCGCTGGATCCTCAACGGGGCGGAAGCGTGGTTCGACCCCGCTGTAAAGCACCGT comes from Thermoflexus sp. and encodes:
- a CDS encoding polymer-forming cytoskeletal protein, with product MFGRSKPEKAPAAPRPASPGTPVETVLGPTCVMKGMLQGDGTIRVEGVFEGSMEISGNLIIGENARVRAEVRATNVSVAGILMGKIHASGRVEILSTGKVWGEINAGSLVIDEGGYFRGQSVMPGAEPEFPMLEAPRAESAERGGKVIDLGAREDTQGM
- the mobA gene encoding molybdenum cofactor guanylyltransferase, with amino-acid sequence MYSVLILAGGQSRRMGRNKAFLDWRGRPLIADLIDRFRPISDDVILIAPDLKPFQGLNARLVPDPLPPVGPLGGLWSGLLSARHEWAFAMACDMPLVDPRVVEWMFEQRGEADAVVPLDDQGRPEPLHALYRASCLNAIASALACGQRAMLAFYPAIRVRYLAPSIWRAVDPEGRSWRNINTPEDWKQLQGEIP
- a CDS encoding ROK family protein yields the protein MVYIAVDLGGTNIRVARCNAEGQILARVGYPTRAEEGVEAVIARIIHAIQEVWPADEPVEAMGVGVPGPLDPHTGVVLTAPNLGWENVPLADRLRSQFHVPCFVGNDANLAALGEWQYGAGRGHEHMVYLTISTGIGGGVITHGVLLEGAHGLGAELGHIVVEAKGGPRCGCGQTGCLEAVASGTAIARMAREAWARGDPVPWSDPSGVTAKDVAEAAARGDPIAGAIMDRAAFYLGVGIATFWHIFNPTLIILGGGVMKAGDWFLEKIRAYARERAMTLDYVTPIVRTALGDHVGLLGALAYARMRYAQGSPA
- a CDS encoding patatin-like phospholipase family protein, which translates into the protein MARRAFVLSGGGNRGPLQVGALKALLEHGIEPDLLVGTSAGAINAAALAAEPTIEGVERLAVAWQSVRRKDIYPGNRLTVLWRLLTHQDSLFDGSGLRRVLQAHLPPGVRTFGDLQRPCYVTAADLRTQRLILFGDDPSAPLLEAVLASASVPVIHPPVRFRNMQLVDGGVVAVVPITIALEKGAEELYILDLSFSPQVLPPRRGLVEIAMTAYQTLLSEQILDDLYDALQSPATVHHICLTAFREISFLDFSRTAQMLEAGYEAMRRYLADPRPNQVCEVTAESIRALAAPAIPGGGRPYLPPQRRRLLHLKTPKG
- a CDS encoding glycosyltransferase family 1 protein; translated protein: VPRAVWRATHILADSESTRQDLIRLWGVPPERVTVLYSGVEPRFRPVEDPAQQARVRTRYGLGPWPFVLTVGTVQPRKNYPRLIEAFAILVREEIFPQGHLVIVGEQGWKAEGTFEAIRRSGLADRIHWLGFVADEDLPALYSAAAAFALVSRYEGFGLPALEAMACGVPVVVSRTSSLPEVVGEAGVLVDPESVEDIARGLRAVLEDPERQARLRMAGLERARRFTWEAAARRWHEVVEPLLQE